A region from the Papaver somniferum cultivar HN1 unplaced genomic scaffold, ASM357369v1 unplaced-scaffold_22, whole genome shotgun sequence genome encodes:
- the LOC113340521 gene encoding uncharacterized protein LOC113340521, whose product MAWFALNFMGKFAFGTHIQKNTNKYQQPQLSLLQLWQVVYKCHMGLVSEARIYTLRSNSWKSLGFIQYDFSWDRNRGHLVNGVLYWIAVARHSESKASCVTVSFDICNETFRDTSLPVNCWINHGMSELGTWEGKLCLVLKHKKDDAAVWTMKDHRWSKHMNITEDIADMIYGRPIQIFQNGEILFESYLWKEQKVGLMSYDPKLKRARVLKISNLPKLCDIEPFMGTLVSLNSGDFLGQEHLEEE is encoded by the coding sequence ATGGCTTGGTTTGCATTGAACTTTATGGGAAAATTTGCATTTGGAACCCATATACAAAAGAATACAAACAAGTACCAGCAACCCCAATTGAGTCTCCTTCAGCTGTGGCAAGTTGTATACAAATGTCATATGGGTTTGGTTTCTGAAGCTAGAATTTATACGTTAAGATCGAATTCATGGAAAAGCCTCGGATTTATTCAGTATGATTTTTCTTGGGACAGAAATCGCGGTCATCTTGTTAATGGTGTTCTTTATTGGATTGCAGTTGCTCGCCATTCTGAATCCAAAGCCTCTTGCGTGACAGTGTCCTTCGATATCTGTAATGAGACCTTTCGTGACACATCATTACCTGTCAACTGTTGGATTAACCATGGCATGTCAGAATTAGGTACATGGGAAGGAAAACTCTGCCTTGTTCTTAAGCATAAGAAGGATGATGCTGCTGTGTGGACGATGAAGGATCACAGATGGAGTAAGCATATGAACATTACAGAAGATATAGCAGATATGATTTACGGAAGGCCAATTCAGATTTTCCAGAATGGTGAAATCCTTTTTGAGAGTTATCTATGGAAAGAGCAGAAAGTTGGTTTGATGTCATATGACCCAAAGCTCAAAAGAGCTAGAGTCCTAAAGATATCTAATCTTCCGAAGCTCTGTGATATAGAACCTTTTATGGGGACTCTGGTTTCACTAAACTCAGGTGATTTTCTTGGGCAAGAACATCTAGAGGAAGAATGA